The following proteins are co-located in the Oligoflexia bacterium genome:
- a CDS encoding outer membrane protein transport protein: protein MSLLRLAGILSGVLFGIQTFGDTGNYNSVLIGDRAAGMGGAFTAMSGDPSACSFYNPATLALIPGYSFSASASLYNKYDTSFSDAGNLSESTLKLNRGSFQGIPAAAGSALGFKKFSVGLSILTPEYDTFSGDISLNAHPNSNTFINSKDQSLWVGGNLAINFTDKFSAGMTFYYTSRDYFRSTIDQTVSGNHTKLSFETKAFTSNNVVYVLGGLYKITPQFWIGSSMRLPSIQLSGDGSYYKSILDTSVSGVPTVSTRKNIPSQTTIPHKFSLGLSYSIPKKWSIDVDASLYGANTYRDLLDPVAGDQITNQQVLNYAIGGEYYFASWIALRSGLFTNFSSHPDITTGLIRQADHIDMLGFSSNLAIFTGSTSITFGGYFTGGHGQSTQQVNQQIIVTPKVQYIYSMLIASSYVF, encoded by the coding sequence GTTCACAGCTATGTCGGGTGATCCGTCTGCGTGCAGTTTTTATAACCCAGCGACTTTAGCACTCATTCCAGGCTACAGTTTTTCAGCCAGTGCGAGTCTTTACAATAAGTATGATACGTCTTTTTCTGATGCAGGGAATCTATCAGAATCAACGCTGAAACTTAATCGCGGATCATTTCAAGGTATTCCCGCCGCAGCAGGTTCAGCACTTGGGTTTAAGAAATTCTCAGTTGGATTATCAATTTTAACTCCCGAATATGACACATTCTCTGGTGACATCAGTCTAAACGCTCACCCCAATTCAAACACATTTATAAACTCAAAAGATCAAAGTCTTTGGGTGGGCGGAAATCTGGCTATTAATTTTACGGACAAGTTTTCAGCTGGAATGACTTTTTATTATACATCTCGGGATTATTTTAGATCTACAATCGACCAAACAGTGTCAGGCAATCACACAAAACTTTCTTTTGAAACCAAAGCCTTTACATCTAACAATGTGGTTTATGTTTTAGGCGGGCTTTATAAAATTACCCCACAATTTTGGATTGGCTCTAGTATGCGTTTGCCTTCAATTCAATTATCAGGAGATGGAAGTTATTATAAATCCATTCTAGATACCAGCGTAAGCGGAGTCCCGACAGTTTCAACTCGTAAAAACATTCCAAGCCAAACAACTATTCCCCATAAATTTTCGCTTGGGCTTTCATATTCAATACCTAAAAAATGGTCTATAGACGTAGATGCTTCTTTGTATGGAGCAAATACTTACCGAGATTTATTAGATCCTGTCGCTGGTGATCAAATTACTAACCAACAAGTTCTTAATTATGCCATCGGCGGGGAATATTATTTTGCTTCGTGGATCGCATTAAGAAGTGGGCTTTTTACAAACTTTTCAAGTCATCCCGATATCACCACAGGCCTTATTAGACAGGCTGATCATATTGATATGCTCGGTTTTTCAAGTAACCTTGCTATTTTTACTGGAAGCACATCTATTACTTTTGGCGGGTATTTCACTGGAGGCCACGGGCAATCAACTCAACAAGTAAATCAACAAATAATTGTCACACCCAAAGTTCAATATATTTATTCAATGCTTATTGCTTCTTCTTATGTATTTTGA
- a CDS encoding ARMT1-like domain-containing protein, whose translation MAGLRIQVYGLGGIYYLKGAWVKAEQGCAGCIVDDIGGAVRLMGVDEKKQLEVINACMKYLSENFNLNTLPSVFITEVHRIAKHLTGQRLPFEQLRKNCNDVGLKLSGLLQKELSKKKDTHFKFETLVKWVIASNHLDFRTVGTGYDVPIKIIEKHVRDKVAEELVINDTKKFYNFLNSVPKKYKSSLKKSQPHALFIHDNVGEIAFDRLLIADMRTRGWFVTSVLRGGPITSDATLEDGAYVHMEKYANMIICAGPDTLGISWEEKSPELDHALFHSDLIISKGQANFYLFSDYQKVIKKPVMCLLTTKCPYVSSYFKKTKLISVAKFLN comes from the coding sequence GTGGCAGGATTAAGAATTCAAGTCTATGGTCTAGGGGGAATCTATTATCTCAAAGGAGCATGGGTGAAAGCAGAACAAGGTTGCGCTGGATGTATTGTTGACGACATAGGAGGTGCGGTGCGCCTCATGGGTGTTGATGAGAAAAAACAACTTGAAGTCATAAATGCCTGTATGAAATATCTTTCTGAAAATTTCAATCTCAACACATTGCCTAGTGTTTTCATCACCGAAGTACATCGTATTGCTAAGCATCTCACAGGACAACGTTTGCCTTTTGAACAGCTTAGAAAAAATTGTAATGACGTAGGTCTTAAACTCTCAGGGCTTTTACAAAAAGAACTTTCAAAGAAAAAAGACACTCATTTTAAATTTGAGACTCTTGTAAAATGGGTAATAGCTAGTAATCACCTTGATTTTAGAACGGTGGGTACTGGGTATGACGTTCCTATAAAAATTATTGAAAAACATGTTCGCGATAAAGTTGCAGAAGAGCTTGTGATTAATGACACAAAGAAATTTTATAATTTTTTAAATAGTGTTCCTAAAAAATATAAATCTAGTTTAAAAAAATCACAGCCCCATGCACTTTTTATTCATGATAACGTTGGAGAAATTGCATTTGATAGGCTTTTAATTGCCGACATGCGTACACGTGGTTGGTTTGTCACCAGTGTTTTACGTGGTGGCCCTATCACCAGCGATGCAACACTTGAAGATGGGGCTTACGTGCATATGGAGAAATATGCCAACATGATTATCTGTGCGGGGCCTGACACACTAGGTATTTCGTGGGAAGAAAAATCTCCTGAACTTGATCATGCATTGTTTCATTCTGATTTGATTATCAGTAAAGGTCAGGCGAATTTTTATCTGTTTTCAGATTATCAAAAAGTGATTAAAAAGCCTGTGATGTGTTTACTCACAACAAAGTGTCCGTATGTGTCGAGTTATTTTAAAAAAACAAAGCTCATATCTGTGGCAAAATTTTTAAATTAA